In Crassostrea angulata isolate pt1a10 chromosome 4, ASM2561291v2, whole genome shotgun sequence, one genomic interval encodes:
- the LOC128181023 gene encoding uncharacterized protein LOC128181023, whose translation MACCRNRILMKYTLIFRISIYSKNNIFAFVLLYIKITPYVRNDTIPEKLTEFNMATKCESCGVEKENMQRCSKCHNVYYCSRQCQIKDWKKAHKKLCKGLLSKNEQNEDVTLMSGAPKVLNDEGIQNPTVIYPSDSCAACGEKGQLKRCARCLAVMYCSKVCQNEHWHQHKHSCQQNQDVAEVIQTDGYKKQIREANVKRLQFRRLQSLFNNGIDSARGESRGSNGSFPMRCTDNVDLSIRKLTTKLDRKQAKLYSERKFPMQTIVGTLDELEDHAPGFFYPHPMMYNTRTSFVGFITRYHYHRQRHTVYVEDDNRTEICVGFYLDYDSPFPYFTWADVRPGKFICLHDPTIYTELCGQNQIRVDEAEDVHLFDV comes from the exons ATGGCATGTTGCCGAAATCGGATCCTTATGAAATACACATTGATTTTCCGTATATCTATTTATtctaagaataacatttttgctttcgttttgttatatataaaaataacacctTATGTAAGGAATGATACAATACCTGAAAAACTGACAGAG TTTAACATGGCGACCAAATGTGAATCGTGTGGtgttgaaaaagaaaacatgcAGAGATGTTCGAAATGTCACAACGTGTACTATTGCAGCCGACAATGTCAGATAAAAGATTGGAAAAAAGCACATAAAAAATTGTGTAAAGGGCTTCTTagcaaaaatgaacaaaatgaaGACGTGACACTAATGTCAGGCGCCCCTAAAGTCCTTAATGATGAGGGAATTCAAAACCCAACTGTGATATATCCGAGTGATTCTTGTGCAGCTTGTGGAGAAAAAGGTCAACTCAAAAGATGTGCTCGCTGTCTTGCCGTCATGTACTGTTCCAAAGTCTGTCAAAACGAACACTGGCACCAACATAAGCATAGCTGTCAACAAAATCAGGACGTCGCCGAAGTTATACAAACTGATGGATATAAGAAGCAAATAAGAGAAGCAAATGTAAAACGACTTCAATTCAGGAGACTTCAAAGTCTCTTTAATAATGGCATTGATTCAGCGAGAGGCGAAAGCAGAGGAAGTAACGGTTCTTTTCCCATGCGTTGTACTGATAATGTTGATCTTTCAATAAGAAAATTGACAACCAAATTGGACAGGAAACAAGCAAAGCTATATTCGGAAAGAAAGTTCCCAATGCAGACAATCGTGGGTACTCTTGACGAACTTGAAGACCATGCACCAGGTTTCTTCTATCCACACCCGATGATGTATAACACAAGAACTTCTTTCGTTGGTTTTATAACCAGATATCATTACCATAGACAACGACACACAGTCTACGTAGAA GATGATAACAGAACGGAGATTTGTGTGGGATTTTACCTAGATTATGACAGTCCGTTCCCTTATTTCACCTGGGCAGACGTCCGTCCTGGTAAATTCATCTGTCTTCATGACCCCACCATCTATACTGAACTGTGTGGACAAAACCAGATCCGAGTAGACGAAGCGGAAGACgttcatttatttgatgtttaa
- the LOC128181932 gene encoding mucin-5AC-like, producing MWNQNAAYNGYHGQRDYRQLSYTPGKWMNWMNVLVKETNEDADSSTVSSSEPRSSKRRGNSRGRRTCVTKTLVGIVFALLLLGISFVPLILYFVEKDEYKYYKAEASITFQGTYNESLGDLSTQISINFQQDFCQVMEQTQDRKFKETYNGCLVTQITNGSIIVEFTMYYYTKMTVQSDDVKSEIITYLKTNFTTTFSSKFNITVDFSSLYVSLVQTGRNGYNSGTSDSRFITAWLTSTKGTASTFETTISSNADNATITDEVTTTLTESTVTIHPAVTTTVPSETTTETPASTTAGSPETTTDTQASTTTAPSETTTTDTLTTTITDPHETTIIDTLASTTTVAPGTITTDTSTTTITVAPETTTDVTPTATTTVPHETTTTDTRATTTTGPHETTTTDTQALTVAPETTTTETTSTTTRVLPETTIIVTPTTTTTVPPQTFTTNMPTTTTTFSQDNTTTTSTTNSPTSSTKVLTDTNTTNLPTTTETFTDSTSFITTSSDNDTMLPLPSEPFAVVVMKNSIGEIGKQAYIPCTINITGGDWVMIYLYQTYNDSIDPRIATLSKNETITYFNRDPLLMPTFNISGSHIEAVVTFDFSNFDSSKCLMRRYSFVCSVEMATGITFNASAEFDLIAPLTQPTVVLHGTRYVVNETANVSLAAINATCNTTRDRSSDITSIIAMRIENASGADIISFANVTSYNMFTNTCGEFVFIHWSEVFPYRSDLNGSNLTCYVETNSKQVSSDIVALTFLEQQNPFVSATANPAVTTSTNAENTMTTNMPIVIP from the exons ATGTGGAACCAGAATGCTGCATACAATGGATATCACGGGCAGAGGGATTACAGGCAACTAAGTTATACCCCGGGTAAATGGATGAACTGGATGAATGTATTGGTCAAGGAGACA AATGAGGACGCTGATTCAAGTACTGTCTCAAGTTCTGAACCTCGGAGTTCAAAAAGAAGAGGGAATTCTAGAGGCAGAAGAACCTGTGTCACGAAAACTTTGGTTGGGATTGTCTTTGCCCTACTTCTATTAGGAATTTCCTTTGTTCCTCTCATCCTTTATTTTGTCGAAAAAG ATGAATACAAGTATT ACAAAGCTGAGGCCTCCATTACTTTCCAAGGAACTTATAATGAAAGTCTCGGAGACTTATCAACACAAATATCTATAAATTTTCAACAAGACTTCTGCCAAGTG ATGGAACAAACACAAGATAGGAAATTCAAAGAAACGTACAATGGTTGTTTAGTCACCCAGATCAC GAATGGCAGTATCATCGTGGAGTTTACAATGTACTACTACACTAAAATGACAGTGCAATCGGATGACGTTAAATCAGAAATAatcacatatttgaaaacaaattttacaacGACATTTTCTTCCAAATTTAACATCACAGTTGATTTTAGTTCTCTTTATGTATCGCTTGTTCAAACGGGAAGAAATGGTTATAATTCTGGTACCTCAGATTCCCGATTTATAACGGCTTGGTTAACCTCAACTAAAGGTACAGCTTCAACATTTGAAACTACGATAAGCAGCAACGCAGACAATGCGACTATAAccg ATGAAGTCACAACGACTCTTACCGAGTCAACAGTCACTATTCATCCGGCTGTAACTACCACTGTTCCATCTGAAACCACCACTGAAACACCAGCTTCAACAACCGCAGGTTCTCCCGAAACCACCACTGATACACAAGCTTCAACAACCACTGCTCCTTCTGAAACTACCACCACTGATACATTAACCACAACAATCACAGATCCTCACGAAACCACCATCATTGATACACTAGCTTCAACAACCACAGTTGCTCCCGGAACCATCACCACTGATACATCAACTACAACGATCACAGTTGCTCCTGAAACCACTACCGATGTCACACCAACTGCAACAACCACTGTTCCCCATGAAACCACTACCACTGATACACGAGCTACAACAACCACAGGTCCTCATGAAACCACTACCACTGATACACAAGCTTTAACAGTTGCTCCCGAAACAACAACCACTGAAACAACAAGTACAACTACCAGAGTTCTTCCCGAAACCACTATCATTGTTACACCAACTACAACAACCACAGTTCCTCCTCAAACCTTCACCACTAATATGCCAACTACAACAACCACATTTTCTCAGGATAACACAACTACCACTTCCACTACTAATTCTCCAACTTCATCAACAAAAGTTCTAACCGATACCAACACAACCAATCTTCCAACTACAACAGAAACTTTTACTGATTCAACATCTTTTATTACTACATCTTCTGATAACGATACAATGTTACCATTGCCTTCCGAACCTTTTGCAG TTGTTGTGATGAAAAATTCTATTGGTGAAATCGGCAAGCAGGCGTATATTCCATGTACAATCAACATTACGGGTGGCGATTGGGTCATGATCTACTTATACCAGACTTACAACGACAGCATTGATCCTAGAATTGCCACACTcagtaaaaatgaaacaataacaTATTTTAACCGTGATCCTCTTCTGATGCCAACATTCAATATCAGTGGATCTCATATCGAAGCTGTTGTAACGTTTGATTTCAGCAATTTTGATTCTTCCAAATGTTTAATGAGACGTTATAGTTTTGTTTGCAGTGTAGAGATGGCTACCGGCATTACATTTAACGCTTCAGCGGAGTTCGATCTTATAG CACCACTTACTCAACCTACTGTCGTCTTACATGGAACACGGTATGTGGTCAACGAAACGGCCAATGTTTCACTAGCTGCTATCAATGCAACCTGTAACACCACCAGAGATAGATCCAGTGATATCACTTCTATAATAGCTATGCGTATTGAAAATGCATCAGGCGCTGATATTATAAGTTTTGCCAACGTAACCTCTTATAACATGTTCACTAATACCTGTGGAGaatttgtgtttattcattGGAGCGAAGTTTTTCCCTACCGTTCAGATTTAAATGGTTCAAATCTAACTTGTTATGTTGAGACAAACAGTAAACAGGTTAGTAGTGACATCGTTGCCCTGACGTTTTTAGAACAACAAAATCCATTTGTTAGTGCGACAGCAAATCCTGCTGTTACCACTTCCACAAATGCTGAAAATACTATGACGACAAATATGCCAATAGTTATACCTTAG